A part of Streptomyces sp. NBC_00557 genomic DNA contains:
- the map gene encoding type I methionyl aminopeptidase, with protein sequence MVELKTDTSIDAMHAAGQVVGRALTAVRDAAAVGVSLLELDEVARAVLREAGASSPFLGYRPSFAPTPFPAVICASVNDAIVHGIPGRYRLRDGDLVSIDCGAVLDGWAGDSAISFTVGRPRPADLRLIDTAERALAAGIAAAVPGNRIGDIAHAVGRVCREAGYGIPHGFGGHGIGRRMHEDPDVPNEGRPGRGLPLRPGMVLAIEPMVIASGEDGYYEASDGWTLRTSDGSRAAHAEHTVAVTESGPRILTARETP encoded by the coding sequence ATGGTGGAACTGAAGACGGACACGTCGATCGACGCGATGCACGCCGCCGGCCAGGTCGTCGGGCGGGCCCTGACGGCCGTACGGGACGCCGCGGCCGTGGGCGTCAGTCTGCTGGAGCTGGACGAGGTGGCACGGGCGGTGCTGCGCGAGGCCGGGGCGTCCTCGCCGTTCCTCGGCTACCGGCCGTCCTTCGCGCCGACCCCCTTCCCCGCGGTGATCTGCGCCTCCGTGAACGACGCGATCGTGCACGGCATCCCCGGCCGCTACCGGCTGCGCGACGGCGACCTGGTCTCGATCGACTGCGGCGCCGTCCTGGACGGGTGGGCCGGCGACTCGGCGATCAGCTTCACCGTGGGCCGCCCGCGCCCGGCGGACCTGCGGCTGATCGACACCGCCGAGCGGGCGCTGGCGGCGGGCATCGCGGCGGCCGTCCCGGGCAACCGCATCGGCGACATCGCCCACGCCGTCGGCCGGGTCTGCCGCGAGGCGGGGTACGGCATCCCGCACGGCTTCGGCGGCCACGGCATCGGCCGCCGTATGCACGAGGATCCCGACGTCCCCAACGAGGGCCGCCCGGGGCGAGGGCTCCCGCTGCGCCCGGGCATGGTCCTCGCCATCGAGCCCATGGTCATCGCGAGCGGCGAGGACGGCTACTACGAGGCGTCCGACGGCTGGACCCTCCGCACGTCCGACGGCTCCCGCGCGGCCCACGCGGAGCACACGGTGGCCGTCACGGAGTCCGGTCCCCGGATCCTGACGGCAAGGGAAACCCCCTGA